Genomic DNA from Cydia fagiglandana chromosome 3, ilCydFagi1.1, whole genome shotgun sequence:
tttggaaataaaatttgaaaaaagcgacaaattcaaaatattttcaacatcccgtttattttcaactttacgacataaatgaagaggactaaacttgtagagaatcaaattctgaacaattttggttcccaccttctttcccccaaaatcgatattttagaaattaaacctgaaaaacgcgacaaattcaaaatattatcattatctcctatgttccacgctttacggcataaatgaagggaaacgaagttgtagagaatcaaattctgaacaatttttgtcctcacggttttactgtaaaatcaaaaatgaccgagttattcaagaaaaaccgtttttcgaatatacacaggaccctgattcagtctactttttgaatttacactcccagtgattcccccgagggacgtacgaaaaaaacatccaagaactgattattcatgggaaaggtcggttttttggatataatgactggactaacttgtagagaatcaaatttcctacagtttttgtccttacggttttactgtaaaatcaaaaatggccgagttattgaagaaaaaccgtttctttggaaaaaacccatttttcgaatatacgcaggagcctgattaagcctactttttgaatttacactcccagtgacccccccgagggacctacgaaaaaaaaatccaagaactaattaatcacgggtagggtcggttttttggatataatgactgtactatgttGAGACAGATCATAATAATATTAGATTGTTTAGCTGGAATACTCCGTGACATTCAATATATAGAAGTAGAGTATGATACGAGTAACTGTACCTAAGAATATTTACATCGATTTCCAGACGGTCTATGTATGTCTAATCATCTACCTTATGTAAAAGAGGTTCGAGGTTTTGTAAGATTTCttagaatattttatttaggtaacaCTTTTCATTAGTTTTCTCTCCATTAACTGAAGTGATCGTAATCTACAATGGATACCCTTTTATCTGTAGTGGCGGGCGTCATATAAATTCGAAGATAAGCCCGAGCTAAATCGGCTTACTTTTTCTTCAAGAACATCCCACTAGAACTAAGTGCCACTGTAATGTATGTGATCATACTGATCATAATAATGTTTCAGATATTTGTATAAGGGTTTCCTTTGCTAAATCAAAATTGAGAATATTCTGATAACTGGAATGCAATGGCGGGAAACGACGAGAAACGAAGCGAGCCGCCCTTGAAGCGCTACAAAAAAGTCCCAGTTTATGTAGTGGAAGAACACAACGATGCATTACAGTTTGTTTACTCCGCCATCGGAGGAAAAAAATTGCCATTGGAAGGAACCACGCTACTTCACTTCGACGCTCACCCTGACATGCTTATAGATCGTAAATTGAAGGGTGCCGAGGCCCGGGCTGGCAGAGAACTGTTACCTTTGTTACAAATAGAAAACTGGATAGTTCCCGCGGCTGCGGCCGGACATATAACCCGCGTTGTATGGCTACGGCCGCCTTGGGCAAAACAATTCAAAGATGGCTCTCGTGTCATAGAAGTCGGCGATCACCCAGATAACGGCTTACTGCGCGTTAACAGCAAAGAACCATATTACATGTCTGATGCCCTCTATTCTTCCAAACTCGACAACAAACGAACCTTTACCCTAACCGTGGCAGAAGTTCCCGACCCGAACAATTCAGAAGATGAAACCGATATGCAAATACTGGCTAAAGAACTAGCAATATCGCGCCCTTATGTTCTCGATATCGATTTAGACTTCTTTAGCACGGGAAATCCCTTTCTATCCCTTTATGAAAATATACAACTGTACGACCGCTTGGAGCCAATCTTCGGATTTAAACTACCCGATAGCGACGATAACGAAAATGTAGAGAAATTTGTGGATTTACGTGAAAGGCAATTGAACGAACTCGAAAACTTATTCCAGCACCTCGAGGAACATAATACTTTGGAGAATTATGGAGGTGAAAAGACGGAGACTTTTCAGAAAGTAAGTGAATTACTTTATGATACTTTCCAACAGACGTTAGGTACCTCTCGAATAATGAGTATactatatgtacttacctattataTACTATAGGTAGTAGTGAGAGAGTAACACTAGTACTAACACTTAGGGAAGTTAATTGATGACGTAAATAAAATTACCGGCCTGTTGCTTATAAAGTTTAACTCTGGGCATgagttcaaattcaaatttaataGAAAAAATTAGCGATGAAtcacaatacaaaataaactgaaatattTCATACCGGTGATCGATAATTCCATCcatttatgtacatatttattttaaattttaatttatactccGCAACACAAGCCCTTTTCGCTTACGGTAGGACGAAGCTGTGCCATATTTACTTTTTACGTTTGAAATAACTTCAAACACCCACATTgtcatttttttcttttcataaATCAGCGTAGGTTTCAGATATCGCCTCGGCAGTGTTATCCGAAGCTGAGCGTTTGGGCGAGCCGCCTAACTGGTGGGCGGTGTACGCGGGCGGCTGCACGCGCGATCAGGGCGGGTTGCCGCATCATATAAGCACAGAAGAGGAGGTGCGACATAAAATGGATAAGGTCATCAGGCCATTGTTGAAAGCTTTGCCGCCACCTGTTCTGGTGACTGTAGCGAGGTCCACTGACGACGGTTACTGCCCTCCGGACCAGGTAATATGACGACTGTTCTGTTTTATTTTTTGAACAATAAAGTTGTGTGTGCTTATAACGCTGAGAGTAGCACCACTCCTTACTCGAGATCTCGGGGCGAGTCTCCGCAGCAGTTGCAAGCAGTACATAATATAATTAGCAATGAAAACAGTCAATTTAAATGAACCgttatacttatttaaattgGCCGTTAAAATCTTATTTTTTCATTGTTGCAGGTTGACTACATTCAATCTCTAGTACTCCATATGCTTAAAGAAATTTATGATACCGATGAACccgaatattattatttaaaagtgatCGCCGACTAACGACATTATACAATACGTAATATCATTtaagtgattttatttattatgtatttaataagGTTACCAAATACAGAATAAACACTACATGCATGTGTTTTAATTCTTTGATGTAATAAGTAATATCGATGTAACAATTTCTTAGCCGATTAGAATTTTGAGATGGcccttaaataaatatgtaggtacaattaGCAAGCAAGCAAGTTATTAAGCAGCAGCATCACAATTCCTGGATATAAACTAAATTCGCTACAATGTAATGCTGCCCTGCTTATTGTATTTGCAGTACTTGCATGAAaatcatcgtttaaataaataacttattcaAAGAGTACAAGATAAACAATCGCATGACAtttcaactgcgattactgcataTGTTGTTAGCACGGCAGAATGGAATCTAACAAACTGATCAGGCACAGAGCAACTGATAGAAAAACGGCCTCCTTTTAACATTTCCTATTCTGATTTAACAAGATCGCTCAAGCTGATTGATGTCTACGAAATGCAGCCCAGGTCTACGGTCGTATCAAAACTAGATCAAATCCGGAACAAATCAGAATCGCCCTCATGCTTACTAAAAGCGTTAAACAaatttaactaaatatttaactatttattaagtatttaacgTATTTAACTAAAGGGCCTAATAATTATAAACCTAGCTACATCTAAAATTCAAGTCTGTTAATATTTATCAGCGCACCGCTAAATAATGATTACTAAAAGCGGGAAAGCCCTCATCCAATTCCGTCTGGTATAACACTGAACACATATAGTTGGAAGTTGACCTCTTATTTTCGAGTTAACAAGTATTTATTTCGGAGTTAGTGAACGCATTCGTCTGCGAGCTGGGCGGGTGCCGAGACAATCAGTTACCGCCCGCCCTCGGCCGGCGCCAAAAGTAACTCGATATATTGCAATGTAAAGCATATTCATAACGACTTTATACCCTCATTTACATGGCAAAAATGCTATAAAGCTGAGATTTCGGAACGATAAATGGCCCTTTGCTATAATGGGTGTAAAGTATTTGGTTgggtatattttagtttttttatttcattactcacgccgtaaacataaaattgtactTGTATATGCATAATGAATGAGATAAAAACAGAATTTTTGGTATTATTTTTAGTGTAAAACGTGAAGCTAGAAAGTCTGATAGCTCGCTTCATAGGAGCGACTGACTCTGGCACCTTTAGGTACggtagagaccacggatttccacttgctacgatcctgacacctctttcgcttccttcactttcataacattcctcatacacgctcgccggtttagggtgctgtagacctggcctttcttcaggatttccccgatcagAGAAAATCCGCCGaggcagtgccggatttagacatttgccgcccgtaggctatgtcgattttgccgcccctatccacctcgcttatagctttttaaagtactttccaaTCAAAGGCGTTTAATTTGATAGTACAACGCACCATAgtcatattaaaatgcatataaggtgatGTCACTAGTCTAGATACAGGTTTATATGAGCCGTTTTTGTCAGCCAATGACGATGCAACCTCGTTATATTTGACTGATCTGATCGGCGACCGGTGGGTACTGCTGGGTTTTAgccattgagaatcaaggtgaggcattggcagtcaggctggataCAGCTAAGGAGTTTGGTCGGGTCTGGCATCGAGTGCTCGAGGGACTATGCTCTCGAAATGGCTTATATTGATGGGCCACAAATGATGGGCGTAaataaaaacgcgagcgtagcgagcgcgaaattttttcggtaGAAATAGTGCAATTTGATAGAAAATGGTAACATATTTAAGTGTTACTGTCAGTCCTCACTTATGGTGCtcagacttggtctttgacggaagctcagaagtccaaactcgggGTTTGACAGAGAGCTgtggagcgcagcatattaggtgtGAAACTAAGGGATCGCATCCGGAACCCCACGGTGCGCTCTAAAAGTCAGATAATTGATCTAGCTCGAAAAGCggccaagctaaagtgggactgggctggttaGGTCTGCCGCATGCCGAACAACTTGTaggccaagttaaccacaaaGTGGGTGCCCCACGAGCCAAACCGGGGAACCGGTAGACCTCGTCGGcaatggcgggataacttagactctttgagagactggccagatgTAGCTCAAAACCGGGACGAGTGGAAGATCCCATCAATAATGCTCGTAAATAAAAatgcgagcgtagcgagcgcgaaattttttcggtaGAAATAGCGCAATTTGATAGAACATGGTCATGGGCGCCGCCAGGATTACTTTCAGGGAGGTGCATATGTGTAATAGAAGCACTCGATGCCGTCATTTAAGTACTTACGTGTCAatgttattaataatacttaatatgcaagtttattcaaaaaataacataataatgcTGGCGCAGTcaggtaaaaaatatatattttctattttttcctACGTGTTTTCTTTCCTGCCAGAGGGGTGCAAGTGCACCCCCTTGCACCCCGCTGCCGGCGTCCATGAacatggtacatttttagggttccaagGATTcttaggatcactttgttgtccgtccggcCGTTTATCTGTATCaatataaagggtcttgacatgacagagggcggcaaaatcgacaaataaagcctattatttaaattttacaaataattagGGGAGCGGCAAAATTCTGGTCAACCCTATCTgaacagcgaataaaatatttttttgaacaaaatttgccgccccctaaaatctgccgccctaggcttcagcctactcagcctagtggtaaatccggcactgcgccgaggtctacccattccaactcccacttccacttctcccttaTACAAGTTATACACTATTTgttagccttctttcactcattctttccacgtgtccaaaccatctcaacatACCTTTCTCATTTTTTGTTACTACATCTACATTCAGTCCACACTTCCCTTTTCACACTTCCTAATTCTATCTTGCAACCTCACACCACACACACTTCTCAACGCCGTCATCTAAGACATTGTGTATTTATCTATAATTTATAGAATCGTGCCATATTACAACGTACATAAAATTGCAACATAAAACTCGTTGGTAAGAACGCTCTAAGCCGGTTAATAACCACTGGACTGCTAAATGTGCGCAGTTAGCTGCGCGAGACTTTCGACAGGTCACGTCAATTAGCAGGGCCACAAGTCACCAGTGTTTGTACCTACTGTCCGTgccaaaaatatctaaacatgtCGCGCATGTCGCAATGAAGTCATGTTACAGCCGGCATTAAAGATGTTGATGTGTTTTGTATTCTACTGTAAATAAGAagatcttggtctaactctacctacgcTAGATGCaggtacacactcgtcgagagccTCTCAccgacggctcgattcgggaaatgaattagagattcactagatagaATCTCGAATAATagaatagtgaagatatgtacAACACACTCGTTCTCGGCTAATCTCGGGatctcgacgagtgtgtacagccgACATTAAACTATCTGACAAT
This window encodes:
- the LOC134680218 gene encoding UPF0489 protein C5orf22 homolog codes for the protein MAGNDEKRSEPPLKRYKKVPVYVVEEHNDALQFVYSAIGGKKLPLEGTTLLHFDAHPDMLIDRKLKGAEARAGRELLPLLQIENWIVPAAAAGHITRVVWLRPPWAKQFKDGSRVIEVGDHPDNGLLRVNSKEPYYMSDALYSSKLDNKRTFTLTVAEVPDPNNSEDETDMQILAKELAISRPYVLDIDLDFFSTGNPFLSLYENIQLYDRLEPIFGFKLPDSDDNENVEKFVDLRERQLNELENLFQHLEEHNTLENYGGEKTETFQKVSDIASAVLSEAERLGEPPNWWAVYAGGCTRDQGGLPHHISTEEEVRHKMDKVIRPLLKALPPPVLVTVARSTDDGYCPPDQVDYIQSLVLHMLKEIYDTDEPEYYYLKVIAD